The window GTAGCACTCGTCGGAGGCGATCACGAAGCCATGCCGGTCCGACAGCTCGAACAGCCGCTGCCATTCGTCGAGCGGCATCACCGCGCCGGTCGGGTTGCCCGGCGAACAGACGTAGAGCAGTTGGGTGCGGGCCCAGGTGGCGTCGTCGATGGCCGACCAGTCCACCGCGAAATTGCGCGCCGGGTCGCTGTTGGCGAACACCGTCTGCGCACCGGCGAGCAGCGCCGCGCCTTCGTAGATCTGATAGAACGGGTTGGGGCAGACGACGGTGGCGCCGGGGCGCGTGGGGTCGATGACGGTCTGCGCCAGTGCGAACAGGGCCTCGCGCGAGCCGTTGACCGGCAGCAGCTGCGTCGACGCGTCGAGCGTGACGCCGTAGCGCCGGTGCACCCAGGCGGCGCACGCCTCGCGCAGCGCCGGCTCGCCGGCCGTGGCCGGGTAGCTGGCCAGGCCGTCCAACGCTGCAGTGAGCGCCTCGCGGATGAAGGGAGGCGTCGGATGCTTGGGCTCGCCGATACCGAGGCTGATGGGCCGCAGCGCCGGATTCGGCAGCACGTCGCGGGTCAGTTCGCGCAGCCGCTCGAACGGGTAGGGCTGCAAGCGGGAAAGCAGGGGGTTCATGCGGGCGGATTATCCTGCGGGCTGCATCGTGAACGGCCCGCCCGACACCGCGATTCTTTCGTGTGCAAAATGCTTGCGGACGAACCAACGCCACCGCATGAGCCAGACACGCCGACTTCCCGCATCGCTTCCGGCCGACGCTTCGGACCTGGCGCTCGACGGCCAGTTGTGCTTTGCGCTGTACGCCGCGTCGCTGGCAATGACCAAGGTCTACCGGCCGCTTCTCGCGCGCATCGGCCTGACCTATCCGCAGTACGTGGTGCTGCTGGCGCTTTGGGAGTGCGACGGGCTCAATATCGGTGAGCTCGGCGAGCGCGTCTCGCTCGATTCAGGCACGCTGACGCCGCTGCTCAAGCGCATGCAGGCGCTCGGCCTGATCGAGCGCACCCGCAGCGCCGCCGACGAGCGCCAGGTGCTGATCACGCTGACGCGGGCCGGGCGTGATCTCAGCACCGCCGCGTTGGCCATCCAGGAGCAGGTGGCCTGCGCGACGGCCTGTTCCAACCGGGAGC is drawn from Methylibium petroleiphilum PM1 and contains these coding sequences:
- a CDS encoding MarR family winged helix-turn-helix transcriptional regulator, which gives rise to MSQTRRLPASLPADASDLALDGQLCFALYAASLAMTKVYRPLLARIGLTYPQYVVLLALWECDGLNIGELGERVSLDSGTLTPLLKRMQALGLIERTRSAADERQVLITLTRAGRDLSTAALAIQEQVACATACSNRERQGLTQALQQLRAALLSNADT
- the dapC gene encoding succinyldiaminopimelate transaminase: MNPLLSRLQPYPFERLRELTRDVLPNPALRPISLGIGEPKHPTPPFIREALTAALDGLASYPATAGEPALREACAAWVHRRYGVTLDASTQLLPVNGSREALFALAQTVIDPTRPGATVVCPNPFYQIYEGAALLAGAQTVFANSDPARNFAVDWSAIDDATWARTQLLYVCSPGNPTGAVMPLDEWQRLFELSDRHGFVIASDECYSEIYFRDEPPLGSLQAALALGRSDFRRLIAFTSLSKRSNVPGLRSGFVAGDAAILKAFLLYRTYHGAAMGPAVQRASLAAWGDEAHVAANRALYRQKFEQVTPRLASVLDVALPDAGFYLWARLPAAVCGGSDIRFARELLAQYNVAVLPGSYLAREAQGTNPGQGRIRMALVAGIDECVEAAERIVSFIQSS